One window from the genome of Scatophagus argus isolate fScaArg1 chromosome 13, fScaArg1.pri, whole genome shotgun sequence encodes:
- the fcer1gl gene encoding Fc receptor, IgE, high affinity I, gamma polypeptide like has product MVQSLLFALFLAVSPTCTEAFGVMNGCYILDGILILYGVILTVLYCRLRISPASKRSANQPEKQPADGGIYAGLTSRSTDTYETLRMDKKPIV; this is encoded by the exons ATGGTGCAATCGTTGCTCTTCGCTCTCTTTCTGGCGGTCAGTCCCACCTGCACCG agGCCTTTGGAGTCATGAACGGTTGTTACATCCTGGATGGGATCCTCATCCTTTACGGCGTCATTCTCACTGTCTTGTACTGCAGACTCAGG aTCAGTCCAGCCAGCAAAAGGTCTGCCAATCAACCTGAG AAGCAGCCCGCAGATGGAGGCATCTATGCG GGTCTGACTTCGCGCAGTACTGATACCTACGAGACCTTGAGAATGGACAAAAAGCCCATTGTGTGA
- the LOC124069460 gene encoding vang-like protein 2: MDNESQYSGYSYKSSHSRSSRKHRDRRDRHRSKSRDSSSRGDKSVTIQTPGEPLLDAESTRGDDRDDNWGETTTVVTGTSEHSISNEDLTRLTKDLEESTPLECKRFIGPALGGCLSFFALVTPLAFLILPQVLWRDALEPCGTPCEGLYVSLAFKLLVLLISSWALFLRPPRATLPRFFVFRCLLMVLVFLFVASYWLFYGVRVLEPRERDYRGIVEYAASLVDALLFIQYLALVLLEVRHLQPAFCLKVVRSTDGASKFYNVGHLSIQRAAVWLLDRYYSDFPVYNPAVLNLPKSILSKKMTGFKVYSLDENTTNNSTGQSRAMIAAAARRRDNSHNEFYYEEAEMDRRIRKRKARLVVAVEEAFTHIKRLHEDEVASSPKHPREVMDPREAAQAIFAPMARAMQKYLRTTRQQAFHSMESILTHLQFCITHNMTPKAFLERYLSPGPTMQYQQQNGRGRQWTLVSEEPVTSALRQGLVFSLRRMDFSLVVTVTPLPFLRLGEEFIDPKSHKFVMRLQSETSV, translated from the exons ATGGACAACGAGTCGCAGTACTCGGGCTACTCATACAAGTCGTCCCACTCCAGGAGCTCCCGCAAGCACAG GGATCGGAGGGATCGTCACCGCTCTAAGAGCCGAGACAGCAGCAGTCGTGGAGACAAATCGGTCACCATCCAGACCCCCGGAGAGCCACTGCTGGATGCGGAGTCGACCCGCGGAGACGACAGG GATGATAACTGGGGTGAGACCACTACGGTGGTCACCGGCACCTCAGAACACAGCATCTCTAACGAGGACCTGACCCGCCTCACCAAAGACTTGGAGGAGTCGACTCCGCTGGAGTGCAAGCGCTTCATCGGCCCGGCTTTGGGAGGCTGCCTGAGCTTCTTCGCCCTGGTCACACCTTTAGCCTTCCTGATCCTCCCGCAGGTCCTGTGGCGTGACGCCCTCGAGCCCTGTGGCACGCCCTGCGAAGGCCTCTACGTCTCCTTGGCCTTCAAGCTCCTGGTCCTACTCATCTCCTCCTGGGCGCTGTTCCTCCGACCTCCTCGTGCCACACTCCCGCGCTTCTTTGTCTTCCGCTGCCTGCTGATGGTGCTGGTGTTCCTGTTCGTGGCGTCCTACTGGTTGTTCTACGGCGTGCGGGTGCTGGAGCCCCGGGAGAGGGACTACAGGGGGATCGTGGAGTACGCTGCCTCGCTGGTGGACGCTCTGCTCTTCATACAGTACCTGGctctggtgctgctggaggTCCGACACTTGCAGCCGGCCTTTTGCCTCAAGGTGGTGCGGAGCACAGATGGAGCCAGCAAGTTCTACAACGTGGGCCACCTCAG TATCCAGCGGGCAGCTGTCTGGTTGTTGGACCGTTATTACAGCGACTTCCCTGTCTACAACCCTGCTGTGCTCAACCTGCCCAAGTCCATCCTGTCCAAGAAGATGACCGGCTTCAAGGTGTACTCCCTGGATG AAAACACCACCAACAACTCCACAGGCCAGTCCCGGGCCATGATCGCAGCTGCTGCCCGGAGGAGAGACAACTCCCACAACGAGTTCTACTACGAGGAGGCCGAGATGGACCGCCGGATCCGCAAACGCAAGGCCAG GTTGGTTGTGGCCGTGGAAGAGGCCTTCACACACATCAAGCGTCTCCATGAAGACGAGGTCGCCTCGTCCCCCAAACACCCGAGGGAGGTGATGGATCCTCGGGAGGCGGCTCAAGCCATCTTTGCCCCGATGGCCCGAGCCATGCAGAAATACCTGAGAACCACACGGCAGCAGGCCTTCCACAGCATGGAGAGCATCCTCACACACCTGCAGTTCTGcatcacacacaacatgacGCCAAAG GCTTTCCTGGAGCGTTACCTCTCCCCGGGCCCCACCATGCAGTACCAGCAGCAGAATGGCAGGGGGCGCCAGTGGACTCTAGTGAGCGAGGAGCCCGTGACCTCGGCCCTGCGTCAGGGCCTGGTCTTCTCCTTGCGTCGCATGGACTTCTCCCTTGTGGTCACTGTGACGCCGCTGCCCTTCTTGCGGCTCGGGGAGGAGTTCATCGACCCGAAGAGCCACAAGTTTGTCATGAGGCTGCAGTCGGAGACCTCGGTGTGA